The DNA sequence GATGAAGCGCTCGCTCAGCAGCAGCCCAACAGGCTTGCTGGTGTCGCTGAAGATCTTCTCCAGCTGCTCGGTCACACTGTGGGCAGCGTTCTTCTCACACTGGTCCACGATCAGCTCCTTGATCTCCTCCACGCACTGCACACCCTGCCAAAACCACCGCGCATGCATTAAATTACCTTCACGACTCCAGCAGATAAGAGCCAgtgatagggttgccacccgtcgcttgaaatacggaattgttccgtaatttggaattaaaagttgcgttctgtattgaaccaatacagacacatattatgctcttatttatttatgtaataatatacaggtgaaggtcggaaaatttgaatatattgcaaaacttaattcgtagtaaattcaacttaaggcgaaacaaatatattatttcccactacatgcaaagtgagatatttcaagcctttatttgttataattttggtgattatggctcacagtttatgaaaaccccaaataaagaatctcaaaaaattagaatatattatgaaatcaataaacaattcaatcatcaaaattataacaaataaaggcttaacatattttgctttgcctgtaatgagactatgtaatatgcATGCATTAGTTTCACCTtataagttgaattattgaaataaattaacttttacaccatattcttcacctttagctatattatacatctgggctgatgtggacgtacataGTATTGGAGGCTATTTCCGTttctatatggttggctgtctatacagtcatgcaagttcaatgctattaaagcactttaaacgtttaaatcaaagcgttttgttttttcatataaaataaacacatttctatgcattttagaagttttggggatgtcccttttttatttctgaaaggtggcagcccTAGCCAGTGACTCCACCTGGGACGTTACCTTTCTCTCCGTGAGGTTGAGCATGGTGATGAAGCCGAACACCTCATCTGGATCCTCGTCATCGCTGTCCTCTGGCACCTCGGCTTGCTGGTGTCAAAGCAAAGAGATAGTGTCAAAAACAGAAATGATCGAGCCTGTGGCTTTTGAGAGTGGATTAAATTAATGAGTAACTAACCTTGATGACACTTCCAACATGGTTCTGTTGGATGATGATGTCTGTAACATCTGATGTGTTTACATGAGCTTTCAGAAAGAGCTGAGTCCAaacagggggagaaaaaaaaaacatcagtggCACCAAGCTCACAATCAGTTTAtaaaacatgaaagaaaataacATACCTGCTGCAACAGTTTCTTTATGCCATTAAAGTCGTTGTCTGAAATGGTGTGGGCTTCAAAATCCACTACGACCTCCTGAAAGTGGAGCAAAGAGAGAAAGTGAGACTggtgagcagaggtgtcaagtaacaaagtacaaatacttcgttaccttacttaagtagaaattttggttatctatacttcactggagtaattatttttcagacgactttttacttttactccttacattttcacacaattatctgtactttttactctttacattttaaaaacagcctcgttactctatttcatttcggcctttaaaaaaaaaactatccagttaaattgctccatccggatagagtgaatttggttgtggttgtttcagatgttcttgtccagttttgttcttacatccgttccctcagattcctgcaactaaacttggatgtacattccaataaaggttaggataaatgataacatgcctctgaagtttgactttttgcaccattacaatacttataggcaactagtcatcatatcttctgctctctgaaacacatgttaatgctcaatagtacacagatatggttctttaatatatttgcattatactaagatgcattaattttcaatggcttttgtccttaatggcttttttccccccttacattgcttttacttttatactttaagtagttttgaaaccagtacttttatacttttacttgagtaaaaaaacttgagttgatacttcaacttctacaggagtatttttaaactctagtatctatacttctacctgagtaatgaatgtgaatacttttgacacctctggtggtgAGTGTTTACACTCAAACGTAGCAACACGTGTCACTTCAATGGGTTGACGCAAAGTTACACTCGTAGAGTAAATGCCctttatatgttatatttaGCTTCATAATAATATTAAAGTGGCCCAAGTCGAACAGTAAATACTATTTTTGCTCATTCCTGTTAGCCCCAACCCCCAGCGTTCCGGCTAGCGGGGGCAGCGGGGGGTAAATATTTATGTTCCCACCTCACTGATCTCTTCGTCCGGGGTGTCGCTGCCCTCCTCTCCGGAGTCCACATCGTCGTCCGAGATTTCCTCCGAGCTGTTGTCGCTTTCCTTGGGGTTTTCACCCGAACCCACTGCCCTCCTCTTCGCAGAAGAAGCCATGCTTGCAACGTGAACCACGTGTGTCCCGGAAGTGGGCGGAGCAAAGGTTACAGTGCGACGGAGGAGACAGATATCGGAAACGAAACTGTCCCCCGGGGTCCGCCATTTTGGCTCCAACTGTACGGAGTTGCTGACCGGCGGAAGGAACGCAGGAGCCCGAATGTCGGCCAGTTACCCGCTGGTGAAATGGGACAAACCATTTCAAGCGGATTGAGAAGTTATATAAACTATGTCAAAGCTTTGTTCCACCATGATAACATGCGTACTTCTACCTTAACTATATGCCAATACTCAAATAAACAAGATAATCTTATTAATTCTTACACTATATCTTTTGGATACCAGGCAAAATCCGACCGGTGCTCCCCTCTCTTTCAGTTCTTCATACAGTCGTCTTTAAGGGCGACTGAAggtatattatttttttgttatgaCTTGTCTTTTTAACGTTCCTTTGTTTGTTACAGACGGGGAGGTGTCCTTACTAAGTTAATTAATAACGTTGGATAAGAATGGATGACTGGTTCTTTAAGTGGGGAGTTTAAGGTATTTCATATTCCATTCATTGCTTCCTGCTAATGTAAACAATAATACTGACTGCAGGCAGAAATGATTCACCTTCGTACCCGCATGTACGACTAGCTGGAAAGAATATTAGTGTTTTTATTTGCTGTTCATAGACGGTCTAATAGTCCTGAGTCAGCAGTGTTGTTATCAGCAGCGACATTTGACAGTTTTAGGGAGTAGTTCAGCTCAGTGACCTCCACGCCCACCGACCTCAATGTTTCAGCAGCTCTCACTTTATGAATGTGGCTGGATTTTGCCCCACTGGTGTTTTTAACTCACCCTGTGTTATTTAATCTGTCGTGTGTTTAAGGACATTGCAAAGATGAACGTATTGCTTCTTAAGGAGCCTCGGGACGCAGAGGCTGGACCTGATCCTTATATCAAGGTACACGCAGTTTAAAGAGACAGCATATTCAAGCTGTACTGGCAAGTGTTGTTACTTTACTTTAAAGTGatgttattctgattttaaaggaGCTGGCATCGCATGGACACAAAGCAACCCTAATTCCTGTGCTGTCTTTTAAATTTGTGTCATTAAACAGCCTGTCAGATAAGGTAAACCTCGTTGATTAAGTAGCTGAACAAGCATGagtccttcattttcatgtatcAGTCATCTGGTGATtaatatgtctttttttttcttttatatgtcAGCTTTTCCAACCAGAGAAATATGGCGGTCTTATATTTACCAGTCCAAGAGCAGTGGAGgctgtgaaaaagtgtttagaagcagaagaaagaagagaaggtGAGATAATTCAGGGTATATCAAATACACAGACACCATCTAATGACAAaagtgtgtgtttaaaatattATCAGACATAATGCTTTGTAAAGCATAAaattaatccttttttttttctttattttaaccCAGAATGGAACAATTCTGTAAGAGACAAGTGGAACGCAAAGTCCGTCTATGTGGTTGGCAAGGCAACCGCTGCATTAGGTGAGCTGTGGTCACATCTGTGAGCACCAGTGTTTTTCTAAATGTCCTGACCATCGTAATCCAGGATCTCCCTGTTGTCTTCCCTCTCACACCCTGACGTGACTTGTGTCACACACAAGTCACAGTTTGCTGTGAGACGCAGTGAATGGATTTAGTCTTTAGAAAACGAGCAGGTGCAGAGACATCCTCCTAATGTTTGTTTtgactcatttttattttcagtgacagTGGCCTCTTTATTGTCATCTTGGTTGATTCAGATTCTAATAATACAAATGATAACACATGAAAATTTTAAATGCACACTGAGCAAACCGTTTGGTTTGACATTTATTGGAATGTTTTCTCCAGACTGGGGGGCACCAGTTGAGGTGATTTGGGCGTCTGCTTGGGATGTGGATGTTTTTTGAGCATGTATAACCTGGTGGAGGCCTTGATTAAGACCCAGGACACTCTGGTAAAGTGGGAATCGCTCTGTTTTCACGTGGAAGAGCTGGacagggagagggaggtctgggcctTTAGTTATTTTAGACGACCATGCTCATTATGTAAGGCTGTGGTTTCCAGACGTGGGACACATGTTGATAACTCAAGTAAGCCATATTAAGCTTTTTAAGGAGGCATCACATGAAAAAGCACAAGTTTATTACGCCAAAGAGAAAGGGGGACTAACTGCAGCagcaaatttttgagaaattggaGAAATTACCCCCAAAAAAGCCAAAACTTCACAACAATGACAGACAAACCTGTAGAAATCACCGTCCTGAAAGACCAGCCCCTGTTGGTCGTTCAAAATGTTGAATTTCGCTGCTCGATTGAACATCTGGATCCACAGTACAGTTTTACAGCTCAGAAATACATTTCTCCGACCAGCATGAGCCTGACGGAACATGTTTAATGCCCTGAAAGATATAACCAGGTGTTTTGTTGTCCATATTTTGATTTCTGTGTTCATAAGTGTTGCTGTAATCAAGTCTAATGGGAGtatatttaaaaggaaaataaaacaatgaaaactgttagatttcatacGTTTTATTTGAGCGATTTTTACTGCACAGCACCCCAAATTTATgtggatttttttgtgttttcttttctttcccccctgATATAGTTGAAGATCTGGGCCTGAATCCTTTAGGAGAGGACACGGGAACTGCGGACGTCTTATCACGTGTAATCATTGAACGTATGATGTGACTTTTCATTGACTCTCATTCCTCACAGATTAATTTAATAAAGAACTCATGATTGTTCTGGTAACTAATATGACCTCATACTTAATTCCTGTGACAGGAGAGAGCACAAATATCCCACCACTCCTTTTCCCCTGTGGCTCCATCAAAAGAGAAGTCTTGCCCACGGCTCTGAGGGAAAATGGTAAGCAACCCCTATTCACGGGCCTCACATTTAAAGCTCAAGGTGATACAAGACCCTCTGGGGCTACACTAATTATAGAATAATAATTGCACCACCTTTATCACCGCTGGGATCTGTTTCCTTGTTTCCAGGAGTTCCTCTGGAGACGCTGACTGTCTATCAAACGTCTGAACATCCCGATATTAAGAAAAATCTGAAGAACTATTTTACAGAGCAGGTGAAACCGTCActctaattgttttttttttttaaataaatataatttttttcccttttaaatataagaaatgttcttatagGGCACGCCAGCAAGCATAGCTTTCTTCAGTCCCTCGGGAGTAAAGTTTTGCTTGGATGTGGTGCAGAAGCTGTCAGGCGAACAGCTGACACAAATAAAGGTAGAGATGCTCATAGTCACGCGCAAACAAAAACATATCAATTATGCATGGGGTTTGAGGTATGCAGGAGATCTTCTGACAGTCactttgtttccagtttgcaGCTATTGGGCCGACTACACAGGATGCCATGACAGCGGAAGGGCTTTGCgtgagctgcgctgcagaaaagCCGACAGCTGAACACCTGGCTGCAGCGATAGCCAAGGCTCTACAGTGACCCGCCGCCAGCTTCCCCCCTTAAATCCATCCGCCTCATCTTCCATCTTTGTTTATTCCACATTTCCATTTGCATGTATTCCCTTTTGCCTGTTTTGCTTTCCTGCTTACGTCACTATTGTTGGATACACGCTGCACTTATTTTGCACTGGAGAAACTGTTACTGTTTGTGTGTAAcagtataaatgtgtgttttaaagaATATTTCTGCAAATAAACTTAAATCAGTGTGTGACAGAGGACGTTTTGTCTGTGATTATTCACTGTAAAGCACTcaagtgtgtttttgtttgcctTTCCTACTCACGACAGGTGTTTGCAACAGTCCTTAAGCACTTCCATTGTCCACAGGAACGTTTTAACCTCCACAGGTCAACAACAGTCCATTTAAACTCCTCGGAGCGTGAATAACACTTCCAGGGAGTTTAGTCAAATTGATCAGTTGTCTACAGTAGGGATGGGGTTTACTTTTCACAGATGGGTGAGAGAAGTGGGCCCGCTCCAAAGGGGCAGGAGTGTCAGGGTTTGCTTATAAAGCAGAGTTGCTCCTCGACTTAAATAATCACACCTCGTCCAAAGCCCGGGGAGCAGACGCAGACCACGATGCTGACTTGTATCCAGCTGATAATGTTGCTTTTTCTGACAAACTCCAGCTCCACAGATGCAGAGAAACTTTTCCACAATCGGGATCATTCTGACATGCAGATGTTTAATTCCCACCAGGCTCCGGTTATAACGGATGAGTATGACGCAGAGGTAACGTTTTTCTTACATTTTTTCCACACCTTTCCACTTTCCACTCCgcggggttccccaagggtccattctcagaccgcttctattcaacatctatatgctacccctagctcagattatggaacatcacaacatttcctaccatacttatgccgatgacacataACTATTTCAGTCACCacgtgactacagtcccctactctcattgagtaactgtattcaccaaatcaatgagtggatgtgccagaattttctccagctaaatgtaGACAAAACAGAGGTGATCaattttggccctaaaaattaaagggaaaagatcagcgctcaccttggctccatgtcattgacagctacaaatcaagccagaaatcttggtgtaattattgactcagacctgaacttcaacagccatctaaaatttatcactaaatctgactattaccacctgaaaaacattgctagaattaaggggtttctgtctaaacaagacatggaaaaacgtattcatgcattcattttcagtaggttggattattgcaatggcatctttacaggccttaacaagatctcaatcaggcagctgcagctgatccagaagtccttacaaacaccaggaaactggaccacattacaccggtcatgaaatcactacactggcttccagttagtcaaaggatagagtttaaaatcctactgctggtctacaaagacctgaatggtcttggaccagaatccatgcttgatctgttagttcctatgaagctcccagacccctgaggttcatctggatctggtttgttgtggttcccaagaaccagaaccaagcaaggtgaggcagcgttcagttattctgctcctcaccggtggaacaaacttcctgtagacctgaggtctgctccaactgtagatcctttaaatcaggataaaaacattactgtttactgaagcgtactcttaaattaaatacttacctgctggactctactgcccttatcttacttgtgctttttattatttgacctcttttcttatcattttatttcattttatttgttatttacttttttattgtgtcttgctgcttttaatgttgatgtaaagcactttgaattaccttgtgttgaattgtgctatacaaataaacttaccttgccttgccttgccttaaaatgtttaaatgattAACTTCAGAATCTTGTTTTAGTTATTTCTCTCTAGATACGGCTTCATCCGGTCAGTTAACTGGGAAGAGGTCCAGTTTGAGGATTCGGATGATTCTTTTGAGGATCAATTCCCGGACGACTTTGAGGCCACAATCCAGGAGGCGATTGCGTCGGCTCCATCAAGGGCCGCCCCTCCAAGTGGACATCCAGACAGTCCCACGGGTCAAACTGAAAAGCACTCATTTATATCAGCGCTCCAAGAGTTCCAGAGGGTGTCAGGTCTGCCTGTTACCGGGGTGTTTGACGAGGCCACCAAAGAGGTGATGAACAAACCGAGGTGTGGAGTCCCTGACGTGGAGCCAGACCTGACCCCCCATGCAGCATCTGAGAACAGTCACGGTGACGCTTTCAATGAGACTGACGGCAACAACACAGCGAGCAACACAACCGGCGGCTCCACTAATTCCTCTGAGGAGGACGCGTTCAGCTTTAATGACACAGAAACTGATCCCGTGGCCTTTTCAAATGACACCATCACCACTAATGTTACATCTCTAAACTCGTCTGACGCCGACGTGGGTGGTCGGATGGGAAACACCAGTGAGAGTACGAGTCGCAGTGAGGCAGCGAGAAGCAGAAAGAAACATCTGGCTGTTCTTGTGTCAAAAAGCAGGCACAAGAGAGATTTGAGTCTAACGGGTTTCATGGCGTTTTCTAAGGACGTGTTGAGGTGGAGGCTCATCGGAGAAGGCTACAGCAGTCAGCTGACTGTGGACGAGCAGAGGTACATCTTCAGGATGGCTTTTAGGATGTGGAGTGAGGTGTCACCCCTGGAGTTTGTGGAGGATACTCGGTCCCGCTTGGAGGATGTCGATATCAAGCTGGGCTTTGGCACAGGTAGG is a window from the Cololabis saira isolate AMF1-May2022 chromosome 19, fColSai1.1, whole genome shotgun sequence genome containing:
- the bccip gene encoding protein BCCIP homolog; protein product: MASSAKRRAVGSGENPKESDNSSEEISDDDVDSGEEGSDTPDEEISEEVVVDFEAHTISDNDFNGIKKLLQQLFLKAHVNTSDVTDIIIQQNHVGSVIKQAEVPEDSDDEDPDEVFGFITMLNLTERKGVQCVEEIKELIVDQCEKNAAHSVTEQLEKIFSDTSKPVGLLLSERFINVPPQIALPLHKQLQEEIAEAQRTNKPSGKCHYCLMISKTCKEASKNIPARGGAPKEEHMFVNAEEEFFYEEAVVKFHYSVQEEADSCLSGRWSFDDVPMKPFRTVMLIPTDRMPAIMDKLKEYLTI
- the mmp21 gene encoding matrix metallopeptidase-21 — encoded protein: MTGSLSGEFKDIAKMNVLLLKEPRDAEAGPDPYIKLFQPEKYGGLIFTSPRAVEAVKKCLEAEERREEWNNSVRDKWNAKSVYVVGKATAALVEDLGLNPLGEDTGTADVLSRVIIERESTNIPPLLFPCGSIKREVLPTALRENGVPLETLTVYQTSEHPDIKKNLKNYFTEQGTPASIAFFSPSGVKFCLDVVQKLSVCSYWADYTGCHDSGRALREYGFIRSVNWEEVQFEDSDDSFEDQFPDDFEATIQEAIASAPSRAAPPSGHPDSPTGQTEKHSFISALQEFQRVSGLPVTGVFDEATKEVMNKPRCGVPDVEPDLTPHAASENSHGDAFNETDGNNTASNTTGGSTNSSEEDAFSFNDTETDPVAFSNDTITTNVTSLNSSDADVGGRMGNTSESTSRSEAARSRKKHLAVLVSKSRHKRDLSLTGFMAFSKDVLRWRLIGEGYSSQLTVDEQRYIFRMAFRMWSEVSPLEFVEDTRSRLEDVDIKLGFGTGRHLGCNQKFDGTGQEFAHAWFLGDIHFDDDEHFTAPNAGSGISLLKVAVHEIGHVLGLPHIYRPGSIMQPSYLPNEAGFEMNWMDRKAIQDLYGSCKGRFSTVFDWIRKERTARGEVMIRFNTYFVRDGWYWLYENRSNRTRYGDPVPLQIGWHGIPKDGVDAYVHVWSRKRDAVYFFKGTQFWRYNNEKDHTFRQDSEGHRYPRAISLGFPGVPSPIDTAFYDRRDSHIYFFKNNLVFAFSVEANSLARGFPKNIRDVFPPVESRDHPDGNIDAAYYSYSHNALFLLKATRFWQVVSSRERRRRPFLPRNGLLPHKELDQEWFDICDVHPTALKLTR